The Ziziphus jujuba cultivar Dongzao chromosome 7, ASM3175591v1 genome includes a region encoding these proteins:
- the LOC107425515 gene encoding bifunctional 3-dehydroquinate dehydratase/shikimate dehydrogenase, chloroplastic isoform X2, with product MNIASSAAAGLRLGSEGMRKNPTLVCTPLMAETVDKMVIDMSLAKASGADLVEIRLDSLKDFDPHDDLKTLIRGCPLPTLFTYRPTWEGGQYDGDENERLEALRFAMEFGADYIDVELQVAHEFFNTILGKKAEKCKVIVSSHNYQHTPSVEDLGNLVARIQATGADIVKIATTALNITDVARIFQITVHSQVPIIGLVMGERGLMSRILCAKFGGFLTFGTLDSRIVSAPGQPTIKDLLNLYNFRHIGPDTKVFGIIGKPVGHSKSPLLYNEVFKSVGFNGVYVHLLVDDIADFLQTYSSADFSGFSCTIPHKEAALKCCDEIDPVAKSIGAVNCIIRRPTDGKLCGYNTDYVGAITAIEDGLRGSHNSSSLTGSPLAGKLFIVIGAGGAGKALAYGAKEKGARVVIANRTYDRARELADTIGGDALSLADLDTFHPEDGMILANTTSIGMHPKIDETPISKHALKSYSLVFDAVYTPKITRLLREADESGAITVSGLEMFIGQAYEQFERFTGLPAPKEHFRKIMGDYS from the exons ATGAAT ATTGCTTCTTCTGCTGCTGCTGGTCTGCGATTGGGTAGTGAAGGAATGAGGAAGAATCCAACCTTAGTTTGCACTCCTTTAATGGCGGAAACAGTGGATAAGATGGTGATTGATATGAGTTTGGCAAAAGCAAGTGGTGCTGACCTTGTGGAGATAAGATTGGACAGTTTAAAGGATTTCGATCCCCATGACGATCTGAAAACTCTGATTAGAGGATGTCCTTTGCCCACTCTATTCACTTACAG ACCAACATGGGAAGGTGGTCAGTATGATGGTGATGAAAATGAGCGACTGGAAGCACTTCGATTTGCCATGGAGTTTGGAGCTGATTACATTGATGTTGAGCTTCAG GTTGCTCATGAGTTCTTCAATACCATACTTGGAAAGAAGGCTGAAAAATGCAAAGTCATTGTTTCTTCTCATAACTATCAACATACACCATCTGTTGAGGATCTTGGCAACCTTGTTGCAAGAATACAAGCAACTGGAGCTGATATAGTGAAGATTGCAACAACTGCCCTGAATATTACTGATGTTGCACGCATTTTCCAGATAACTGTGCATTCTCAA GTTCCAATAATAGGGCTTGTTATGGGTGAGAGGGGTTTGATGTCGCGTATACTCTGCGCCAAATTTGGTGGTTTTCTCACTTTTGGGACCCTTGACTCAAGAATCGTTTCTGCACCTGGTCAACCAACAATTAAGGATCTATTAAATCTATACAATTTCAGACATATAGGGCCCGACACAAAAGTATTCGGTATTATTGGAAAGCCTGTTGGCCACAGCAAATCACCTCTTTTGTACAATGAAGTATTCAAGTCAGTTGGTTTCAATGGAGTTTATGTGCACTTGTTAGTGGATGACATTGCAGATTTTCTCCAAACTTATTCATCTGCAGATTTTTCTGGATTCAG TTGCACAATTCCTCACAAGGAAGCTGCACTTAAATGCTGTGATGAGATTGATCCAGTTGCAAAG TCAATAGGTGCTGTTAATTGCATAATACGGAGACCAACCGATGGGAAGCTCTGTGGTTATAATACTGACTATGTTGGTGCCATTACTGCTATTGAGGATGGACTTagag GTTCACATAACAGCAGCAGTCTAACTGGTTCACCTTTAGCTGGTAAATTGTTCATCGTCATTGGTGCTGGTGGTGCAGGCAAGGCACTTGCTTATGGTGCAAAAGAGAAGGGGGCGAGGGTTGTGATTGCCAATCGTACCTATG ATCGAGCGAGGGAACTTGCAGACacaattggaggagatgctttaTCTCTTGCTGACTTAGATACTTTCCACCCAGAGGATGGCATGATTCTTGCAAACACAACATCTATAGGAATGCATCCAAAAATTGATGAAACACCTATTTCTAAG CATGCTTTGAAATCCTACTCGTTGGTTTTTGATGCTGTTTATACCCCCAAAATAACCAGGCTCTTAAGGGAAGCTGATGAATCTGGAGCCATAACTGTTAGTGGGTTGGAGATGTTTATAGGACAAGCATATGAACAATTTGAGAGATTCACTGGGTTGCCCG CACCTAAGgaacattttagaaaaataatggGAGACTACTCATAA
- the LOC107425515 gene encoding bifunctional 3-dehydroquinate dehydratase/shikimate dehydrogenase, chloroplastic isoform X3, with translation MDTTNFAIASSAAAGLRLGSEGMRKNPTLVCTPLMAETVDKMVIDMSLAKASGADLVEIRLDSLKDFDPHDDLKTLIRGCPLPTLFTYRPTWEGGQYDGDENERLEALRFAMEFGADYIDVELQVAHEFFNTILGKKAEKCKVIVSSHNYQHTPSVEDLGNLVARIQATGADIVKIATTALNITDVARIFQITVHSQVPIIGLVMGERGLMSRILCAKFGGFLTFGTLDSRIVSAPGQPTIKDLLNLYNFRHIGPDTKVFGIIGKPVGHSKSPLLYNEVFKSVGFNGVYVHLLVDDIADFLQTYSSADFSGFSCTIPHKEAALKCCDEIDPVAKSIGAVNCIIRRPTDGKLCGYNTDYVGAITAIEDGLRGSHNSSSLTGSPLAGKLFIVIGAGGAGKALAYGAKEKGARVVIANRTYGIISRILCLASIINEMAVS, from the exons ATGGACACCACGAACTTTGCG ATTGCTTCTTCTGCTGCTGCTGGTCTGCGATTGGGTAGTGAAGGAATGAGGAAGAATCCAACCTTAGTTTGCACTCCTTTAATGGCGGAAACAGTGGATAAGATGGTGATTGATATGAGTTTGGCAAAAGCAAGTGGTGCTGACCTTGTGGAGATAAGATTGGACAGTTTAAAGGATTTCGATCCCCATGACGATCTGAAAACTCTGATTAGAGGATGTCCTTTGCCCACTCTATTCACTTACAG ACCAACATGGGAAGGTGGTCAGTATGATGGTGATGAAAATGAGCGACTGGAAGCACTTCGATTTGCCATGGAGTTTGGAGCTGATTACATTGATGTTGAGCTTCAG GTTGCTCATGAGTTCTTCAATACCATACTTGGAAAGAAGGCTGAAAAATGCAAAGTCATTGTTTCTTCTCATAACTATCAACATACACCATCTGTTGAGGATCTTGGCAACCTTGTTGCAAGAATACAAGCAACTGGAGCTGATATAGTGAAGATTGCAACAACTGCCCTGAATATTACTGATGTTGCACGCATTTTCCAGATAACTGTGCATTCTCAA GTTCCAATAATAGGGCTTGTTATGGGTGAGAGGGGTTTGATGTCGCGTATACTCTGCGCCAAATTTGGTGGTTTTCTCACTTTTGGGACCCTTGACTCAAGAATCGTTTCTGCACCTGGTCAACCAACAATTAAGGATCTATTAAATCTATACAATTTCAGACATATAGGGCCCGACACAAAAGTATTCGGTATTATTGGAAAGCCTGTTGGCCACAGCAAATCACCTCTTTTGTACAATGAAGTATTCAAGTCAGTTGGTTTCAATGGAGTTTATGTGCACTTGTTAGTGGATGACATTGCAGATTTTCTCCAAACTTATTCATCTGCAGATTTTTCTGGATTCAG TTGCACAATTCCTCACAAGGAAGCTGCACTTAAATGCTGTGATGAGATTGATCCAGTTGCAAAG TCAATAGGTGCTGTTAATTGCATAATACGGAGACCAACCGATGGGAAGCTCTGTGGTTATAATACTGACTATGTTGGTGCCATTACTGCTATTGAGGATGGACTTagag GTTCACATAACAGCAGCAGTCTAACTGGTTCACCTTTAGCTGGTAAATTGTTCATCGTCATTGGTGCTGGTGGTGCAGGCAAGGCACTTGCTTATGGTGCAAAAGAGAAGGGGGCGAGGGTTGTGATTGCCAATCGTACCTATG GCATCATATCCAGGATTTTGTGTTTGGCATCGATCATTAATGAAATGGCTGTCTCCTAG
- the LOC107425515 gene encoding bifunctional 3-dehydroquinate dehydratase/shikimate dehydrogenase, chloroplastic isoform X1 yields MDTTNFAIASSAAAGLRLGSEGMRKNPTLVCTPLMAETVDKMVIDMSLAKASGADLVEIRLDSLKDFDPHDDLKTLIRGCPLPTLFTYRPTWEGGQYDGDENERLEALRFAMEFGADYIDVELQVAHEFFNTILGKKAEKCKVIVSSHNYQHTPSVEDLGNLVARIQATGADIVKIATTALNITDVARIFQITVHSQVPIIGLVMGERGLMSRILCAKFGGFLTFGTLDSRIVSAPGQPTIKDLLNLYNFRHIGPDTKVFGIIGKPVGHSKSPLLYNEVFKSVGFNGVYVHLLVDDIADFLQTYSSADFSGFSCTIPHKEAALKCCDEIDPVAKSIGAVNCIIRRPTDGKLCGYNTDYVGAITAIEDGLRGSHNSSSLTGSPLAGKLFIVIGAGGAGKALAYGAKEKGARVVIANRTYDRARELADTIGGDALSLADLDTFHPEDGMILANTTSIGMHPKIDETPISKHALKSYSLVFDAVYTPKITRLLREADESGAITVSGLEMFIGQAYEQFERFTGLPAPKEHFRKIMGDYS; encoded by the exons ATGGACACCACGAACTTTGCG ATTGCTTCTTCTGCTGCTGCTGGTCTGCGATTGGGTAGTGAAGGAATGAGGAAGAATCCAACCTTAGTTTGCACTCCTTTAATGGCGGAAACAGTGGATAAGATGGTGATTGATATGAGTTTGGCAAAAGCAAGTGGTGCTGACCTTGTGGAGATAAGATTGGACAGTTTAAAGGATTTCGATCCCCATGACGATCTGAAAACTCTGATTAGAGGATGTCCTTTGCCCACTCTATTCACTTACAG ACCAACATGGGAAGGTGGTCAGTATGATGGTGATGAAAATGAGCGACTGGAAGCACTTCGATTTGCCATGGAGTTTGGAGCTGATTACATTGATGTTGAGCTTCAG GTTGCTCATGAGTTCTTCAATACCATACTTGGAAAGAAGGCTGAAAAATGCAAAGTCATTGTTTCTTCTCATAACTATCAACATACACCATCTGTTGAGGATCTTGGCAACCTTGTTGCAAGAATACAAGCAACTGGAGCTGATATAGTGAAGATTGCAACAACTGCCCTGAATATTACTGATGTTGCACGCATTTTCCAGATAACTGTGCATTCTCAA GTTCCAATAATAGGGCTTGTTATGGGTGAGAGGGGTTTGATGTCGCGTATACTCTGCGCCAAATTTGGTGGTTTTCTCACTTTTGGGACCCTTGACTCAAGAATCGTTTCTGCACCTGGTCAACCAACAATTAAGGATCTATTAAATCTATACAATTTCAGACATATAGGGCCCGACACAAAAGTATTCGGTATTATTGGAAAGCCTGTTGGCCACAGCAAATCACCTCTTTTGTACAATGAAGTATTCAAGTCAGTTGGTTTCAATGGAGTTTATGTGCACTTGTTAGTGGATGACATTGCAGATTTTCTCCAAACTTATTCATCTGCAGATTTTTCTGGATTCAG TTGCACAATTCCTCACAAGGAAGCTGCACTTAAATGCTGTGATGAGATTGATCCAGTTGCAAAG TCAATAGGTGCTGTTAATTGCATAATACGGAGACCAACCGATGGGAAGCTCTGTGGTTATAATACTGACTATGTTGGTGCCATTACTGCTATTGAGGATGGACTTagag GTTCACATAACAGCAGCAGTCTAACTGGTTCACCTTTAGCTGGTAAATTGTTCATCGTCATTGGTGCTGGTGGTGCAGGCAAGGCACTTGCTTATGGTGCAAAAGAGAAGGGGGCGAGGGTTGTGATTGCCAATCGTACCTATG ATCGAGCGAGGGAACTTGCAGACacaattggaggagatgctttaTCTCTTGCTGACTTAGATACTTTCCACCCAGAGGATGGCATGATTCTTGCAAACACAACATCTATAGGAATGCATCCAAAAATTGATGAAACACCTATTTCTAAG CATGCTTTGAAATCCTACTCGTTGGTTTTTGATGCTGTTTATACCCCCAAAATAACCAGGCTCTTAAGGGAAGCTGATGAATCTGGAGCCATAACTGTTAGTGGGTTGGAGATGTTTATAGGACAAGCATATGAACAATTTGAGAGATTCACTGGGTTGCCCG CACCTAAGgaacattttagaaaaataatggGAGACTACTCATAA